The genomic window AGGCGTACTCTGATAAATTTAATCGCATATGGCGGCGAAAAAAGCAGCAAAAACACTTGTTTCGATCATAATGGGCAGCAAGAGCGACTGGCCGACGATGGAGCAGGCAGCGCTTATGCTCGATGAATTCGGCGTTGCGTACGAGACGAAGATAGTATCGGCGCATCGGACGCCGGACCTGCTGTTCGACTTCGCAAAGGCGGCGGAAGGCCGCGGCATCGAGGTGATCATTGCCGGTGCCGGCGGTGCGGCACATCTGCCGGGAATGTGTGCTTCGCAAACGG from Chloracidobacterium sp. includes these protein-coding regions:
- the purE gene encoding 5-(carboxyamino)imidazole ribonucleotide mutase; its protein translation is MAAKKAAKTLVSIIMGSKSDWPTMEQAALMLDEFGVAYETKIVSAHRTPDLLFDFAKAAEGRGIEVIIAGAGGAAHLPGMCASQTVVPVLGVPVESRALKGLDSLLSIAQMPAGVPVGTLAIGQAGAKNAALLAVAILANSRPDLRKKLHSFRSKQTRAVLKTKPAK